In Streptomyces sp. NBC_01551, one DNA window encodes the following:
- a CDS encoding extracellular solute-binding protein produces the protein MKRKLIAAVGVAGMVIGLAACGDSDSKGGGDGKASGAKELTVWLTVDAQNNWPELVKAADDAIVAKHPGLTIKHEYYGWPDKNAKLDAVLATDKAPDVVEMGNSEMIGYMSTGAFSEVDPSKFENSAAWLDALKESVTYDGKTYGVPYYAGGRVGTWRKDIAAEAGITAAPKTWAEYTAALDKIQSAKGDKFSALYQPSPDWYAAMSYVYDAGGAIAKKDGDKWKGTLSSAESLKGLAQYKELIDKYMHADKTKDESDRPVVFGQGNSAAIFAAAWEGATAADPKNDKVGGLKDKLENFVQPGPNGKNLPVFLGGSDLAIPSKSKAKDVAAEWINAFTGAQGQKGLVAKGNLPNNKTDLGPLKADPKTQVGATAAESSWFVPTAPGWGQIEKGKVLQTMLQEIGTGKKSVEDAAKAADAEIDKVINTK, from the coding sequence GTGAAGCGCAAGCTCATCGCGGCGGTTGGAGTCGCGGGCATGGTTATCGGCCTCGCGGCGTGCGGTGATTCCGACAGCAAGGGTGGCGGCGACGGCAAGGCCTCCGGTGCGAAGGAACTGACCGTCTGGCTGACGGTCGACGCCCAGAACAACTGGCCCGAGCTGGTGAAGGCGGCCGACGACGCGATTGTCGCCAAGCACCCCGGTCTGACGATCAAGCACGAGTACTACGGCTGGCCGGACAAGAACGCCAAGCTCGACGCCGTGCTCGCCACGGACAAGGCCCCGGACGTTGTCGAGATGGGCAACTCCGAGATGATCGGCTACATGTCGACCGGCGCCTTCTCCGAGGTCGACCCGTCGAAGTTCGAGAACTCGGCCGCCTGGCTGGACGCCCTCAAGGAGTCCGTGACCTACGACGGCAAGACCTACGGCGTCCCCTACTACGCCGGTGGCCGTGTGGGCACCTGGCGCAAGGACATCGCCGCCGAGGCCGGCATCACCGCCGCGCCGAAGACGTGGGCCGAGTACACCGCCGCGCTGGACAAGATCCAGTCCGCCAAGGGCGACAAGTTCAGCGCCCTGTACCAGCCCTCCCCGGACTGGTACGCCGCGATGTCCTACGTCTACGACGCGGGCGGCGCCATCGCCAAGAAGGACGGCGACAAGTGGAAGGGCACCCTGTCCTCCGCCGAGTCGCTGAAGGGGCTCGCGCAGTACAAGGAGCTCATCGACAAGTACATGCACGCGGACAAGACCAAGGACGAGTCCGACCGTCCGGTGGTCTTCGGCCAGGGCAACTCGGCCGCCATCTTCGCCGCCGCGTGGGAGGGCGCCACCGCCGCCGACCCGAAGAACGACAAGGTCGGCGGGCTGAAGGACAAGCTGGAGAACTTCGTCCAGCCCGGCCCGAACGGCAAGAACCTCCCGGTCTTCCTCGGCGGTTCGGACCTGGCGATCCCGTCCAAGTCCAAGGCCAAGGACGTCGCGGCCGAGTGGATCAACGCCTTCACCGGCGCCCAGGGCCAGAAGGGCCTCGTCGCCAAGGGCAACCTGCCCAACAACAAGACGGACCTCGGTCCGCTGAAGGCCGACCCGAAGACCCAGGTCGGCGCCACCGCGGCCGAGTCCTCCTGGTTCGTCCCGACCGCCCCGGGCTGGGGCCAGATCGAGAAGGGCAAGGTCCTCCAGACCATGCTCCAGGAGATCGGCACCGGCAAGAAGTCGGTCGAGGACGCGGCCAAGGCCGCCGACGCCGAGATCGACAAGGTCATCAACACCAAGTGA
- a CDS encoding YbdD/YjiX family protein, giving the protein MSGVRAALARARFFVREFSGEAAYDRYVAHARAHDPAAEVLTRRAFERARTDSREADPREGFRCC; this is encoded by the coding sequence GTGAGCGGCGTCCGCGCGGCGCTGGCGAGGGCGCGGTTCTTCGTGCGCGAGTTCTCGGGCGAGGCGGCGTACGACCGCTACGTCGCCCACGCCCGCGCGCACGACCCCGCGGCCGAGGTCCTCACCCGGCGCGCCTTCGAACGCGCCCGCACGGACTCGCGCGAAGCGGACCCCCGCGAGGGCTTCCGCTGCTGCTGA
- a CDS encoding carbohydrate ABC transporter permease, with protein MSAAQTTAADLPPAKQKTPTGTGSGAGTGNTGAPGKRARKGAGATPWLLLAPCLLVIVLVMGYPLFRLVSLSFQSFGKSELWGFKDAEFVGFDNFAKILGDGVFWSVVLRTVVFTAGAVILTMVIGMLIALLLQKVSGVVKALISIALVASWGMPIIVATAVFKWLFDADYGVLNYLMSRLPGVDMIGHNWFASGPQGLMVIMLLVVWGAVPFVVITLSAGLTQVPKELEEAARLDGAGAIGVFRHVTLPILKPIIVMLTTLSVIWDMGVFPQVFVMRNGNPEAEFELLTTYSYQQAFVVNDYSGGSAIALVTVLLLLGVVAVYMRQMLKIGEVE; from the coding sequence ATGAGTGCCGCACAGACAACCGCCGCCGACCTGCCGCCGGCGAAGCAGAAGACCCCCACCGGGACCGGGAGCGGAGCCGGGACAGGGAACACGGGCGCCCCGGGGAAGCGGGCCCGCAAGGGGGCCGGCGCGACCCCCTGGCTGCTGCTCGCCCCTTGCCTGCTGGTCATCGTCCTCGTCATGGGGTACCCGCTCTTCAGACTGGTGTCCCTCTCCTTCCAGAGCTTCGGCAAGTCCGAGCTCTGGGGCTTCAAGGACGCGGAGTTCGTCGGCTTCGACAACTTCGCCAAGATCCTCGGCGACGGCGTGTTCTGGTCCGTCGTCCTGCGCACGGTCGTCTTCACGGCCGGCGCGGTCATCCTGACCATGGTCATCGGCATGCTGATCGCGCTGCTGCTGCAGAAGGTCTCGGGCGTGGTCAAGGCGCTCATCAGCATCGCCCTCGTGGCCAGCTGGGGCATGCCGATCATCGTCGCCACCGCCGTCTTCAAGTGGCTCTTCGACGCCGACTACGGCGTGCTGAACTACCTGATGAGCAGGCTCCCCGGCGTCGACATGATCGGCCACAACTGGTTCGCCAGCGGCCCCCAGGGCCTCATGGTGATCATGCTGCTGGTGGTCTGGGGCGCGGTGCCCTTCGTCGTCATCACCCTCAGCGCGGGCCTCACGCAGGTGCCCAAGGAGCTGGAGGAGGCCGCGCGCCTCGACGGGGCCGGCGCCATCGGCGTGTTCCGCCACGTCACCCTCCCGATCCTGAAGCCGATCATCGTCATGCTGACGACCCTCTCGGTCATCTGGGACATGGGTGTCTTCCCGCAGGTGTTCGTCATGCGCAACGGCAACCCCGAGGCCGAGTTCGAGCTGCTGACCACGTACTCGTACCAGCAGGCCTTCGTGGTCAACGACTACTCGGGCGGCTCCGCGATCGCCCTCGTGACCGTCCTGCTGCTGCTCGGCGTGGTCGCCGTCTACATGCGCCAGATGCTCAAGATCGGAGAGGTGGAATGA
- a CDS encoding GNAT family N-acetyltransferase, producing the protein MDIVIRTAVPEDYAGLGDICAQAYLDDGLLDGNEDDSYERKLRDVAGRAGEGEVIVATLDGVLLGGVTFAPPGSRMADVAGPGEAEFRMLAVGRAGRGKGAGEALVRACVERARAIDGVARLVLSTQAESPAAHRIYERLGFVRTPDRDWSPVPEVPLLTYALELRVLDR; encoded by the coding sequence ATGGACATCGTGATCAGAACTGCCGTGCCCGAGGACTACGCCGGGCTCGGGGACATCTGTGCCCAGGCGTATCTCGACGACGGGCTCCTGGACGGCAACGAGGACGACTCCTACGAGCGCAAGCTGCGTGACGTCGCCGGGCGGGCCGGCGAGGGTGAGGTGATCGTGGCCACGCTCGACGGCGTGCTCCTGGGCGGTGTGACCTTCGCCCCGCCCGGCAGCCGGATGGCCGATGTGGCCGGGCCCGGCGAGGCCGAGTTCCGGATGCTGGCCGTCGGCCGGGCCGGGCGCGGGAAGGGCGCCGGGGAGGCCCTGGTGCGCGCCTGCGTCGAGCGGGCGCGGGCCATCGACGGCGTGGCCCGGCTGGTGCTCTCCACCCAGGCCGAGAGCCCCGCCGCGCACCGGATATACGAGCGGCTGGGCTTCGTACGGACCCCGGACCGGGACTGGTCCCCGGTCCCCGAGGTGCCGCTGCTGACCTACGCGTTGGAGCTGCGCGTACTGGATCGGTAG
- a CDS encoding Uma2 family endonuclease, with the protein MTVMTDRPQMLTADFETLARIGAREVEGLRLEFITGKMGVKAVPDGDHDRIVVWLARMCMQYRPEQWLHVERGLMVEEYRSGRARPDALMAPDDAFVGQGEWADPTPVLMVVEVTSYDSDTDGRDRKEKPRAYAETGIPVYLLIDRDNGLVLVHSEPDGQRYETVQTVPFGKDVCLPDPVGITLPTEPLKDWVR; encoded by the coding sequence ATGACCGTGATGACCGACAGGCCCCAGATGCTGACCGCGGACTTCGAGACTCTCGCGCGCATAGGCGCCCGGGAGGTCGAAGGGCTGCGGCTTGAGTTCATCACCGGCAAGATGGGGGTCAAAGCGGTGCCGGACGGGGATCACGACCGAATCGTTGTCTGGCTCGCCCGCATGTGCATGCAGTACCGGCCTGAACAGTGGCTGCATGTCGAGCGCGGATTGATGGTCGAGGAGTATCGCTCGGGTCGCGCGCGCCCAGACGCGTTGATGGCCCCGGACGATGCGTTCGTCGGCCAGGGCGAGTGGGCTGATCCGACTCCGGTCCTGATGGTTGTCGAGGTCACCTCGTACGACTCCGACACCGACGGGCGCGACCGCAAAGAGAAGCCCCGCGCGTACGCGGAGACCGGCATCCCGGTCTACCTGCTGATCGACCGGGACAACGGCCTGGTTCTGGTTCACAGCGAGCCCGACGGGCAGCGGTACGAGACCGTACAGACCGTTCCTTTCGGAAAGGACGTCTGCCTGCCCGACCCCGTCGGTATCACCCTCCCCACCGAGCCACTCAAAGACTGGGTGCGCTGA
- a CDS encoding carbon starvation CstA family protein: MPEPEATGTERNTASPDSTPGSPSPAGGLSPKSVAVWVFVALVGAIGWGVLALSRGEEISAAWLLAAALGSYAIGYRFYARFIADRVLKVDKTRATPAERLDNGVDFHPTDRRVLFGHHFAAVAGAGPLVGPVLAAQMGYLPGTIWIVAGVIFAGAVQDMVTLFFSTRRDGRSLGQMARDEIGPVGGAAALIAVFAIMIILLAVLALVIVNALAHSPWGVFSIGMTIPIALFMGVYLRVLRPGRVTEVSVIGVALLLLAIVAGGWVAESSLASTFTLEKETLVVWMIVYGFIASVLPVWMLLAPRDYLSTFMKVGTIALMAVGVVLAMPTLKMPAVTDFAARGDGPVFAGSMFPFVFITIACGALSGFHSLVSSGTTPKMIQKETQVRVIGYGAMLTESFVAVMAIIAACIIEPGLFFAVNSPAGVIGTTVETASQAVTNFGFAISPEALAQAAKDVEETSLLSRTGGAPTFALGMSEIFSSVIGGAGMKAFWYHFAIMFEALFILTTVDAGTRVGRFMLQDTLGNVHKSFKDVSWKPGVWLASAVVVGGWGYFLWVGVKDPLGGINQLFPLFGIANQLLAAVALAVCTTLLVKSGRLKWAWVTGVPLAWDVAVTLTASYQKIFSDDVKVGFFAQRDKYQTGIDAGKVLPPAKNMDEMHTVVTNATVDGALSALFAILIVIVLLDAARTCFKAISSPESVRLSEVPWTESKIIAPAGLIPTAEEREELTAAGLDSGGGRAKEPVA; this comes from the coding sequence ATGCCGGAACCGGAAGCAACAGGTACAGAACGGAACACGGCGAGTCCGGACAGCACGCCGGGCTCGCCTTCCCCCGCCGGGGGCCTCTCGCCCAAGTCGGTCGCCGTCTGGGTGTTCGTGGCGCTCGTCGGGGCCATCGGCTGGGGCGTCCTGGCCCTCTCCCGCGGCGAGGAGATCTCGGCCGCCTGGCTGCTCGCCGCCGCGCTGGGCTCGTACGCCATCGGCTACCGCTTCTACGCGCGGTTCATCGCGGACCGCGTGCTGAAGGTGGACAAGACCCGCGCCACCCCCGCCGAACGCCTTGACAACGGTGTCGACTTCCACCCGACCGACCGCAGGGTGCTCTTCGGCCACCACTTCGCCGCCGTCGCCGGCGCCGGTCCGCTGGTCGGGCCCGTGCTCGCCGCGCAGATGGGCTACCTGCCGGGCACCATCTGGATCGTCGCGGGCGTCATCTTCGCCGGCGCCGTCCAGGACATGGTCACCCTCTTCTTCTCCACCCGCCGCGACGGGCGTTCGCTCGGCCAGATGGCCCGCGACGAGATCGGCCCGGTGGGCGGGGCCGCCGCCCTGATCGCCGTGTTCGCCATCATGATCATCCTGCTGGCCGTGCTAGCCCTGGTCATCGTCAACGCGCTGGCGCACTCCCCGTGGGGCGTCTTCTCCATCGGCATGACCATCCCGATCGCCCTCTTCATGGGCGTCTACCTGCGCGTCCTGCGGCCGGGCCGGGTCACCGAGGTCTCGGTCATCGGTGTCGCGCTGCTGCTGCTCGCCATCGTCGCGGGCGGCTGGGTCGCGGAGTCCTCGCTGGCGTCCACCTTCACCCTGGAGAAGGAGACGCTGGTCGTCTGGATGATCGTGTACGGGTTCATCGCGTCGGTGCTGCCGGTGTGGATGCTGCTCGCGCCCCGCGACTACCTCTCCACCTTCATGAAGGTCGGCACCATCGCGCTGATGGCGGTGGGCGTGGTGCTGGCGATGCCGACGCTGAAGATGCCCGCGGTCACCGACTTCGCGGCGCGCGGCGACGGACCGGTCTTCGCCGGTTCGATGTTCCCCTTCGTGTTCATCACCATCGCCTGCGGCGCGCTGTCCGGCTTCCACTCCCTGGTCTCCTCGGGCACCACGCCGAAGATGATCCAGAAGGAGACCCAGGTCCGGGTCATCGGCTACGGCGCGATGCTGACCGAGTCCTTCGTCGCCGTCATGGCGATCATCGCGGCCTGCATCATCGAGCCCGGCCTGTTCTTCGCGGTCAACTCCCCCGCCGGCGTCATCGGCACCACGGTGGAGACGGCCTCGCAGGCCGTCACGAACTTCGGGTTCGCCATCTCCCCCGAGGCGCTCGCGCAGGCGGCCAAGGACGTCGAGGAGACCAGCCTGCTGTCCCGGACCGGCGGCGCGCCGACCTTCGCACTCGGAATGTCGGAGATCTTCTCGTCCGTCATCGGCGGGGCCGGCATGAAGGCCTTCTGGTACCACTTCGCCATCATGTTCGAGGCCCTGTTCATCCTGACGACGGTCGACGCGGGCACCCGCGTGGGCCGGTTCATGCTCCAGGACACCCTCGGCAACGTGCACAAGTCCTTCAAGGACGTCAGCTGGAAGCCGGGCGTGTGGCTGGCGAGCGCGGTGGTCGTCGGCGGCTGGGGCTACTTCCTGTGGGTCGGCGTCAAGGACCCGCTGGGCGGCATCAACCAGCTGTTCCCGCTGTTCGGCATCGCGAACCAGCTGCTCGCCGCGGTGGCCCTGGCCGTCTGCACCACGCTGCTGGTCAAGTCCGGCCGGCTCAAGTGGGCGTGGGTGACGGGGGTGCCGCTGGCCTGGGACGTGGCGGTCACGCTCACCGCGAGCTACCAGAAGATCTTCTCGGACGACGTGAAGGTCGGGTTCTTCGCGCAGCGCGACAAGTACCAGACCGGGATCGACGCCGGGAAGGTGCTGCCGCCCGCCAAGAACATGGACGAGATGCACACCGTGGTCACCAACGCCACGGTGGACGGCGCGCTGTCGGCGCTGTTCGCGATCCTGATCGTCATCGTGCTGCTGGACGCGGCCCGGACCTGCTTCAAGGCGATCAGCAGCCCGGAGAGCGTGCGGCTGTCCGAGGTCCCGTGGACCGAGTCGAAGATCATCGCCCCCGCCGGGCTGATCCCGACGGCCGAGGAGCGGGAGGAGCTCACGGCGGCCGGCCTGGACTCGGGCGGCGGCCGCGCGAAGGAGCCCGTGGCGTGA
- a CDS encoding ribonucleoside-diphosphate reductase subunit alpha, with protein MAPSAPRAESDPSDTGIETGGPGAALLRTLTELTADLPDTDPGRVAAAALRGRSSAADEAELRSLATEAAAGLISEDPAYSRLAARLLTLAVRDEAAGQGATSFSASVAVGHREGLIADRTAAFVQAHAARLDALVEHTLAEGADDRFGFFGLRTLHSRYLLRHPITRQVVETPQFFMLRVACGLAENDTVQAVEEVASLYRLMSRLDYLPSSPTLFNSGTRHPQMSSCYLLDSPLDELDSIYDRYHQVARLSKHAGGIGLSYSRIRARGSLIRGTNGHSNGIVPFLKTLDASVAAVNQGGRRKGAAAVYLETWHADIEEFLELRDNTGEDQRRTHNLNLAHWVPDEFMRRVNADADWSLFSPADVPELVDLWGDEFDAAYRKAEADGLARKTMPARDLYGRMMRTLAQTGQGWMTFKDASNRTANQTAEPGTVVHSSNLCTEIIEVTNDGETAVCNLGSVNLGAFVLTESGEIDWERLDETVRTAVTFLDRVVDINFYPTEQAGRSNARWRPVGLGAMGLQDVFFKLKLPFDSPEAKALSTKLSERIMLAAYEASCDLAERSGPLPAWEQTRTARGVLHPDHYDVELNWPERWDALRARVAKSGMRNSLLLAIAPTATIASIAGVYECIEPQVSNLFKRETLSGEFLQVNGYLVEELKGLGVWDAQTREALRESSGSVQGFGWIPAEVRELYRTAWEIPQRGLIDMAAARTPFLDQSQSLNLFLETPTIGKLSSMYAYAWKQGLKTTYYLRSRPATKIARAAQAATPVALPQAVADAEALACSLENPESCEACQ; from the coding sequence ATCGCGCCTTCCGCACCGCGCGCCGAGTCCGACCCGTCCGACACCGGAATCGAGACCGGGGGACCTGGGGCCGCACTGCTGCGTACCCTCACCGAGCTGACCGCCGACCTTCCCGACACCGACCCCGGCCGGGTGGCCGCCGCCGCCCTGCGCGGCCGCAGCTCGGCCGCCGACGAGGCCGAGCTGCGCTCGCTCGCCACGGAGGCCGCGGCCGGTCTGATCTCCGAGGACCCGGCGTACTCCCGCCTCGCCGCCCGCCTGCTGACGCTCGCCGTCCGCGACGAGGCCGCCGGCCAGGGGGCCACCTCCTTCTCCGCCTCCGTCGCCGTCGGCCACCGCGAGGGCCTGATCGCCGACCGCACCGCCGCGTTCGTCCAGGCCCACGCGGCCCGCCTGGACGCGCTGGTCGAGCACACGCTCGCCGAGGGCGCCGACGACCGCTTCGGCTTCTTCGGCCTGCGCACCCTGCACAGCCGCTACCTGCTGCGCCACCCGATCACCCGCCAGGTGGTCGAGACCCCGCAGTTCTTCATGCTGCGCGTGGCGTGCGGCCTCGCCGAGAACGACACCGTCCAGGCCGTCGAGGAAGTGGCCTCGCTCTACCGGCTGATGAGCCGCCTCGACTACCTGCCGTCCTCCCCCACGCTCTTCAACTCCGGCACCCGGCACCCGCAGATGTCCTCCTGCTACCTGCTGGACTCCCCGCTGGACGAGCTCGACTCGATCTACGACCGCTACCACCAGGTCGCCCGCCTCTCCAAGCACGCCGGCGGCATCGGCCTCTCGTACTCCCGCATCCGCGCCCGCGGTTCGCTGATCCGGGGTACGAACGGCCACTCCAACGGCATCGTGCCGTTCCTGAAGACGCTGGACGCCTCCGTCGCCGCCGTGAACCAGGGCGGCCGCCGCAAGGGCGCCGCCGCGGTCTACCTGGAGACCTGGCACGCGGACATCGAGGAGTTCCTGGAGCTCCGCGACAACACCGGCGAGGACCAGCGCCGCACCCACAACCTGAACCTGGCCCACTGGGTGCCGGACGAGTTCATGCGCCGTGTGAACGCCGACGCCGACTGGTCGCTGTTCTCCCCGGCCGACGTGCCCGAGCTGGTCGACCTGTGGGGCGACGAGTTCGACGCCGCCTACCGCAAGGCCGAGGCGGACGGCCTGGCCCGCAAGACCATGCCCGCCCGCGACCTGTACGGCCGGATGATGCGCACCCTCGCGCAGACCGGCCAGGGCTGGATGACCTTCAAGGACGCCTCCAACCGCACGGCGAACCAGACCGCCGAGCCGGGCACCGTCGTCCACTCCTCGAACCTCTGCACCGAGATCATCGAGGTCACCAACGACGGCGAGACCGCCGTCTGCAACCTCGGCTCGGTCAACCTGGGCGCGTTCGTCCTGACGGAGTCGGGCGAGATCGACTGGGAGCGGCTGGACGAGACCGTCCGCACCGCCGTGACCTTCCTCGACCGCGTGGTGGACATCAACTTCTACCCGACCGAGCAGGCAGGCCGCTCCAACGCCCGCTGGCGTCCGGTGGGCCTGGGCGCGATGGGCCTCCAGGACGTCTTCTTCAAGCTGAAGCTGCCGTTCGACTCCCCCGAGGCGAAGGCGCTGTCCACCAAGCTCTCCGAGCGCATCATGCTGGCCGCGTACGAGGCCTCCTGCGACCTCGCCGAGCGCAGCGGACCGCTCCCGGCCTGGGAGCAGACCCGTACCGCCCGCGGCGTCCTGCACCCGGACCACTACGACGTCGAGCTGAACTGGCCCGAGCGCTGGGACGCGCTGCGCGCCCGCGTCGCGAAGTCCGGCATGCGCAACTCGCTGCTGCTGGCCATCGCGCCGACGGCGACGATCGCCTCCATCGCCGGCGTGTACGAGTGCATCGAGCCGCAGGTCTCCAACCTCTTCAAGCGCGAGACGCTGTCGGGTGAGTTCCTCCAGGTCAACGGTTACCTGGTGGAGGAGCTGAAGGGCCTCGGCGTCTGGGACGCCCAGACCCGCGAGGCGCTGCGCGAGTCCTCCGGCTCCGTCCAGGGCTTCGGCTGGATCCCGGCCGAGGTGCGCGAGCTGTACCGCACGGCGTGGGAGATCCCGCAGCGCGGTCTGATCGACATGGCGGCGGCCCGTACGCCGTTCCTCGACCAGTCGCAGTCGCTGAACCTGTTCCTGGAGACGCCCACCATCGGCAAGCTGTCGTCGATGTACGCGTACGCCTGGAAGCAGGGGCTGAAGACCACGTACTACCTGCGTTCGCGCCCCGCGACGAAGATCGCCCGCGCCGCGCAGGCGGCCACCCCCGTCGCGCTGCCCCAGGCGGTCGCCGACGCCGAGGCGCTGGCCTGCTCCCTTGAGAACCCCGAGTCCTGCGAGGCCTGCCAGTAA
- a CDS encoding GntR family transcriptional regulator, producing the protein MATEGATTEPEGGAATRTARVPKYYRLKRHLLDMTETLPPGTPVPPERTLAAEFDTSRTTVRQALQELVVEGRLERIQGKGTFVAKPKVSQPLQLSSYTEDMRAQGLEPTSQLLDIGYVTADDTLAGLLKIATGGRVLRIERLRLASGEPMAIETTHLSAKRFPALRRSLAKYTSLYTALAEVYDVRLAEAEETIETSLATPREAGLLGTDVGLPMLMLSRHSLDADGEPVEWVRSVYRGDRYKFVARLQRPAV; encoded by the coding sequence ATGGCCACCGAAGGGGCGACCACGGAGCCGGAGGGCGGGGCGGCCACTCGCACGGCGCGCGTGCCCAAGTACTACCGACTCAAGCGGCACTTGCTCGACATGACCGAGACGCTGCCCCCCGGCACGCCGGTACCGCCGGAGCGCACGCTGGCGGCCGAGTTCGACACCTCCCGGACCACGGTCCGGCAGGCGCTGCAGGAGCTCGTCGTCGAGGGCCGGCTGGAGCGCATCCAGGGCAAGGGCACCTTCGTCGCCAAGCCCAAGGTCTCCCAGCCGCTCCAACTCTCCTCGTACACGGAGGACATGCGGGCCCAGGGGTTGGAACCGACGTCCCAGCTGCTGGACATCGGTTACGTCACCGCCGACGACACCCTCGCCGGGCTCCTGAAGATCGCCACCGGCGGGCGGGTGCTGCGCATCGAGCGGCTGCGGCTGGCCAGCGGCGAGCCCATGGCCATCGAGACCACCCACCTCTCGGCCAAGCGCTTCCCCGCGCTGCGCCGCTCACTGGCCAAGTACACCTCCCTCTACACGGCCTTGGCCGAGGTGTACGACGTACGGCTCGCCGAGGCCGAGGAGACCATCGAGACCTCCCTGGCGACCCCGCGCGAGGCCGGACTTCTCGGCACCGACGTCGGGCTGCCGATGCTGATGCTCTCCCGGCACTCGCTGGACGCCGACGGCGAACCCGTCGAGTGGGTGCGATCGGTGTACCGCGGCGATCGTTACAAGTTCGTCGCCCGACTCCAGCGCCCCGCCGTCTGA
- a CDS encoding carbohydrate ABC transporter permease, which produces MTATTKLKSKLGWNVVGLLVFAVVGFPVYWMLNTAFKPAKDAIDPSPQFFPRTFTLDNFRRALEISDFWGPVGRSMIVSLVVVGIGIAVGLLAALAISRFAFRGRKIVIVGILAVQMVPLVAMIIPVFLLLNDLGQYDKLTGLIITYLTFILPFTVWTLRGFIVNIPKELEEAAQVDGCTPTGAFLRVVFPLLAPGMVATSVYGFIQAWNEYLYALMLMSQQNQTATVWLGNFTTKNGTEFAPMMAGSTMMAIPIVVLFLIVQRKMAAGLTAGAVKG; this is translated from the coding sequence ATGACCGCCACCACCAAGCTGAAGTCCAAGCTCGGCTGGAACGTCGTCGGCCTGCTGGTCTTCGCCGTCGTCGGCTTCCCGGTCTACTGGATGCTCAACACGGCCTTCAAGCCGGCCAAGGACGCGATCGACCCGAGCCCCCAGTTCTTCCCGCGCACCTTCACGCTGGACAACTTCCGGCGCGCGCTGGAGATCTCCGACTTCTGGGGCCCGGTCGGCCGCAGCATGATCGTCTCGCTCGTCGTGGTCGGCATCGGCATCGCCGTCGGCCTGCTGGCCGCCCTGGCCATCTCCCGCTTCGCCTTCCGCGGCCGCAAGATAGTCATCGTCGGCATCCTCGCCGTCCAGATGGTCCCGCTCGTCGCGATGATCATCCCGGTCTTCCTGCTGCTGAACGACCTGGGCCAGTACGACAAGCTCACCGGCCTGATCATCACCTACCTGACCTTCATCCTGCCCTTCACGGTGTGGACCCTGCGCGGCTTCATCGTGAACATCCCCAAGGAGCTGGAAGAGGCCGCCCAGGTCGACGGCTGCACCCCGACCGGCGCCTTCCTGCGCGTGGTCTTCCCGCTGCTGGCCCCCGGCATGGTCGCCACCTCCGTCTACGGGTTCATCCAGGCCTGGAACGAGTACCTCTACGCCCTGATGCTGATGAGCCAGCAGAACCAGACCGCCACCGTCTGGCTGGGCAACTTCACCACCAAGAACGGCACCGAGTTCGCGCCGATGATGGCCGGCTCCACGATGATGGCGATCCCGATCGTCGTCCTCTTCCTCATCGTCCAGCGCAAGATGGCCGCGGGCCTCACCGCCGGCGCCGTGAAGGGATGA